ccacgatatcgaggaccgggtggtcagagtgcccaagttcctcctcaagtgagagtgtacgccatgactgaggatcaggcaagagaagctcctggaggtgtaattgcaggtatttgcacgctttgcgattatcctgcacgtgttttatttgatacaggagcatctcattcattcatatctcatgaatttgttgcatctcacgatattgagtgtaccccgttgtatgatactttgtcgatagccacgccagcagggaagattatattgtctgagaaagttgtgcataattgtgtattgatatatgaggataatgtggtatttctgaatttgattgtcctcccaatgcacgactttgattgtattgttggcatggatattttgacaacaaatcgagctactgttgattgttgtcatggagtggttcgatttcgacctattgatggacccaagtggaatttttatggcaagggttcccaagccaaaattccattggtatcttccttggaaatgtctcgattgctgactagcggagatgagggttatcttgtctacgctattgatatttcgaagaaggaatctgctttatctgagattcctgttgcgaaagagtttccagatgtatttcccgatgagattcttgattttcctcctcatcgagaagttgattttagtattgatcttgtgccggggactgcacctatatctaaagctccctatcgcatggcaccattggaattgaaagaattgaaagaacaattacaggatcttctcgataagggatatattcgaccgagtgtatcaccttggggagctccagttttatttgttcggaagaaagatggtacgatgcgaatgtgtatcgactataggcagctgaatcgggctactgtgaaaaataagtacccacttcctcgtattgatgacttgtttgatcagcttcagggtacttctttatactcgaagattgatcttcgttctgggtatcatcaagtacgagttcgagacgaagatgtacccaagactgcttttcgtacgaggtatggccactatgaattcttggttatgccttttggtcttacgaatgctcctgctatctttatggatttaatgaatcgtgtctttcgagattatcttgaccgattcgttattgtgtttatcgatgatattcttgtgtattcgaaatcgaaaaaggagcatgctgaacatctgagactggtacttcaaactcttcgtactagtcatttgtatgccaaattgtccaaatgcgaattctggatagacaaagtggtatttctgggccacgtcatttcgagacatggcatatctgttgatcctgcgaaggtcgaagctgtattgaattggccgagacctacgaatgttcctgagatccgtagcttcatgggtttagctggatattatcgccgttttattgaaggattttcgaaaatagctaaaccgattactcaactgacacagaagaatcagcgattcatttggtcagatgaatgtgaagctagttttcttgaattgaagacgagattgaccacagcacctgtgcttactattcccacaggtaccggaggatttgtggtttgtacagatgcgtctggtaaagggttgggctgtgttctgatgcaacatggcaaagtggttgcttatgcgtctcttcaattgaaatctcatgaaacacgttatcctgttcatgatcttgaattggctgccattgtgtttgctttgaagatttggcgccattatttgtacggagaaaagtttgttatctattcggaccataagagtctgaaatatctcttttctcaatctgatttgaatatgaggcaacgcaggtggatggatctcctgaaggattttgattgtgagattcaatatcaccccggatcggtgaatgttactgcggatgccctgagccgtaaagttcatgattctgttctagcttctgtcagtgtcgccaaggtacatgaagatatatgtacttctggttggacttttcactcgaattggaattctgtcactgtctcagcattgcaaattgagccgagtttgatatcgaagatacgaaaggcccaacgaagcgatgctcagattcaaaagtcgaaagaacttatatctgctggacatcagtctggatttcagatttcttctgatggttctttacgacttaataatcggctggtagttcctgatgactctgatttgagatctacccttcttcgagaagcacattgtagcaaatatagtattcaccctggaggtcggaagatgtatttgacattgagacctcaattttggtggaaacgtatgaagaaggacattgctgaatttatttctaaatgtcttgtctgccagcaagtgaaagccgagagaatgaaaccgggaggattgctccatagtcttgaaatcccaaaatggaattgggagcatattgctatggattttgtgactcatttacctcgttcttataacaatagctttcagacgagtatcggtatggctccgtttgaagctctatatgggagacgatgtagatcaccgttattctgggatgagattggtgagagacaattgactggacctgaaatgatacaggaaatgaacgataaggttcagttaattcggcagcggatgaaagctgctcaggatcgtcaaacgagttatgcgaataaacgaagacgacccttggaattccagaaaggtgatagagtgtttttgaagatatctccctttagaggcactgttcgattcggcatgcgagggaagttatctcctcgatatgttggtccatacgagattcttgatcgagttggtgatcttgcgtatcgattggcattgccaccagctctctccgctattcacgatgtgtttcatgtttctatgctgaggaaatatgaaccagatccatcacatgtgcttGCACCTGATGAAGTTGAattggatccttctctttcctatgttgaacaacctgttcgcattatggatcgaaaggaaaagatattgagaaacaaatcaATTCCTCTagtacgagtgcaatggacacgacatggtgttgaagaatcaacgtgggaattggagagcaagatgcgagattcgtatccgcATTTGTTTGATCCTACGACATctattccattgtattcgatatattctgatccttttactgattttagttttgatatgtactataactggtgacatatgtatgtttACCAATGTTATGTGTATAGTGATGTTTGAGATtacgaggacgaaatcttttaagagggggagaaatgtaaggaccgtgtatcgtattatcgtaaatcttatgttgattatcgataattaatgaaattgtcatggattatgtatttgatgtatatcgtgacaatgaattgagaaaatgaatattgtatatgaattgaggTTGTACGAATTGATTtgagaggccggacgccaatttagtacaaacataaatatttgtacagaacgtgtggcgcccgggcggtagaaaatgaccgcccgagcgccaaggaatGAAAACTtgatgttcgggcagaacacttcgcgcccgagcggtagtttgtgaccgcccgagcgcgaagcgAGTGGCAtgggacagaacatgccgcgcccgagcggtaatgtttgaccgctcgagcgcggtacaaGCAACtctcggggacagaatgtctcgcgctcgggcgcgagaattctaccgcccgagcgcgagagcggtGAGGATAAGAatcctttcttttctctttccTTCGCCATTTCTTATACGATAACTTCGAGGGAAAGTTAGAGAATTCGATTTCTTTCGTCCGATTCGACTTTGAAAcgttgtctaaacgcgaaacaaattatatatttgttatcgtCGCGTCGaaggcttctgactgaggtaattttcttcgagttccagcagctttaaatatcatagtgctggaatagcatgtatttgaagttgaatttctgatatgtagtaaaataaccgacaataaacgtatattcgaagtcggaattgaattatgatatgatttgaatttgatatgaatttttgaagtttcaaatgatatttgaaactcatattaatggttTTGGAgcgtgttattgattggaatgagtatgttattgatgtagatcaagtattatatcagtatcttcaggctacatcaattggaacgaagaattgaggtatgttgcgaccgggtaacatacgacagatatctgtattatatgatatatgattggattgatttgattggattggattggaatacgtgtctatgtgcctatttgatgatttgatgtggcatacatgacattgagatttgagtatcgatgtataaaataaaggttttgttaacacacatcattttatgcatacatcgatacatgacatgcacgttgagctatgatccttggataccctgatatgatttgattggattccggggtttgtgaacacaatcgctatgccggtattatatgacccgtaaagcatagacaattgtggccccatatgattagatatgagatgtgggattgacgacgcttcgtcgacgttgtcatatgtgtattcccatatcggccggtgtgccagctcgagcattgatttgatttgatagcgattcgattgattctgacatgtgctcagtggatgggcatttgaccctatacctccacgacatacatgcattgcataccatatatcattgtttagatatctgtggtatatatgattggttgttccatacggagctttgctcacccccaaggggggctgttgttgtctttgtgtgtggacaatggcaggtactccaggacatcaggagaccggagagggtacttctggagggagccactgttgagttgaggtttttatatgttgttcccagtatatatgtatatgtatctatataccggggcatgtcccgagaatatgagttgtttgtatgtgattggttttgattatgtgtgggcgtgttttatgatttgaatttagatactatttttagtatttaaatatcagaagagatattttgggctcattgtaaagaaattttaaacccgttttccgctgtgattaattaaaccctaatcagattgcattgtaataacgattaggagttaagggccccacagtATTTGTGATGGGTGCTTGTTGACATGTACAAATCTAATGCTGAATTTACTCCCACTGATAATTACTTGCTTGCTTGTGGATCTTCGCAAAATGTGGCATTTGTTGGTAAGAACCGTGTTGAGAGAATATTTTGAATCGAAATAAATGAACTCCAAGTCACGTTTACAACGTTTTCTTTTTTCTCGCTTTAATCACatgaatataataaaaatttctcTCAAGATACAATGAAGATATTTTGTATTTGTGGGTGACtaaatcaaaacaaaaattgaatacCTTTCTTCGACTAATGATGTCATATATATAGAAACGAAATTTCGATTCAGAACAGACGCGACTCTTCATAAAAAATGCACTTTTTCATGAAAACGAATCATGAAAAGGTGTTGGTTCCAAAGAGTTGCCTTACCCGTTGTGAAAGATTGTGTGGTTTCTGAATAGCGTCTTATTTTTATCCAATCCCGGGCAACAATTTTACTTCTGCGGAGATCATTGTGGTGACGGACGATTTTGTGCTCGTGGGCGTCATAACTTTTAAGCGCTACAATGGTTCTTACCTCTTCAAAGAATATGCAATCAATGTCACCACAGATAGCTTGTCGATCACTTTTGTTCCCGTGAATGGTTCCGATGCTTTCGTTAATGCCATTGAAGTTGTATCCACCCAGATAGCCTGATTCCGGAACAAGCATATGCAGTATCGCCCTCTGGTCATTCTGAAGGGCTTTCTGGACTTGCTCTCGAAACTGTTTATCGCCTAAATATGGGTGGCCCTCTGAATTCTGATCACATCTCAGAATGACACCCTGGGAAGAACTTGGGAGAATGATGAGAAGTACCTTCATGTGAATAGCTTTGGGGCTAATGTTTCTGTCGACCCTTCGAACATAAAATACGGTGCTTCCGTTTCACCAGAAATAGCACCGAACTATGTTTATGCTACTGCTGAAACAATCTGAGACACGGATGTAGCCAATGTGAACTTCACTATCACTTTTGGTCTTTTTAGCTTATCCGAGTTTCTCATATTTTATACGAGTTCATTTGTGTGATATTGTGAGCAAATCCATGAATAGTCTCATATTTAATCTCTTTATTGTCGGTCTCACGTACggcaatttgagataataaatatgaaaataaagaataaattggacaccgagatttacctgaaaaaccctaaaaattattaaggtaaaaaccacgggcaagatgaaaaagaATTCTATTATACTATTTTATGTTGTACAACTCACTTACtatgtttccaaagagaacgcacactctcttaatacaagagaaaaaatatctcacaaatattatagaactaagcacttaaATGTTATAAGATGAGAGGAAACACTCTGAAgagatgatttcagaatgaggGGAGGGGATGCGTTTTCATCAAATGAAAACATATTTCCTTCATTTTCTGAATTCTCCTCTGCAAAGGATGACTTCTTCAATCCCCCCATTAATGCTTCAAATTTGTTGACCACAACAGAGAATCATCTTTGCCGGCATTTCTCCGATTTGATTGAGGATCAAACCCATCTCCACACATTTTTTTCAAACTCATCATTCTCTGCTGCTTACGATTTTGGTAGACCACTTGAGGATCTGCGCGACTCAAACTTATCAGTATGGATAACATACATGCGCTATGGAGGTGCTTTATACAAGACCGGTTTTGAATCCCGTTCTTCCCAGAAGCAAGTTAACACCGCGGAACGGGCAATGACTTGGCAAAAGAAGGGAATGTTGGACCAAATCACGGACAAGAACATCGTAGGAACGGTTAATTCTTGCTTCTCTGAAGAAATTCGGCGAGACCGCAGAAAAATGCTTGGCTGAACATGGTGTTGATAGGCCCTCAATGGGTGACGTTCTATGGAACCTCGAATACGCTCTTCAACTCGAGAAGACAGCCTCCTCTCTTACGGAAACTGATGATAGCAGTACGAACCATATCCTAGGATTCCCGACGAGTTACTGATATTTTGTCATGCCTACTTGTGTTCTTAAATTGTAttcatttaagaaaaattttacaTGCAGTGGCCCAAACTATGGAAACGAATTTCAAGTTTTCAAATAAGATATGCCTAAACTCgtgatatatataaaaaaaatcacgtAAAATTTTTACCATTTTAATGGCTGATTTACAATTTATCTGTTGCAAATCTACACTGAAAAATTATTTGCAGTTGTGCCTATTTTGTAGCCAGGCCAGCCATTCTCAGGTTTAACTATGTTCAAATGTATCCTAAGATTTGGAACTAAATCAAACCATCGAGATTATCTGTCTTAAATTGCTATATAGTATGTGATAGGTAATGTCCTTTTTAATTTTTGGTGGTAGTCCAATTATTAATTGTATTAATGGGCCAAGCCCAAGTTGCTTATGAAGGCCCAAGCCCGCTAGGCACTCTCCAaattcctataaatagaggatGTCTCTCATTGCGCCAGGTATGCTCTCATTTTTCCTCTAAAGCTCTTGAGTTCTCTGAGTTTTCTCTGAATTGtttactgacttgagcgtcggagtgtcTACGCCGGGAATCCTCCCGGCGCTTCTTGACGAGTGTTTGTGACGCAGGTGACACCCAGCGATTTGCCGTGTATTGTCTACGTGGATCCGTTTACCAGCCAGGCGAGCTCGTTTACGGGCCAAGTGGACAAGTTTGCTAACCAGTCAGATCCCGCTTGTGCAGTCTACGCGACTCATTTATTTTAGCTGCATCagcttggcgccgtctgtgggaaacgtTACTTCGTCACTCGAGGATGCACACTCGTTCGCACTCTTCTCGCGATGCTACTAGGGAGGGGCGCCCGCCTCAGCCTCCTCCGCAACAAGAGATGCTCATCACCCGCGAAGCGTTGGAGGCCTTGATGAAAGAGACAGCCACTCGCGCCGCGGCCGAAGCAGTGGCCCAGGCGCTAGCACACCGCCAACATACTGATACCGGTGAAACAACTCCTGGAGATAATTCATCTTCTCGTGACCCTGGCGATACGTTAAGGAGCAAGGATAAGACGCGCAGAGAAGCTGAATCAGATGGTCGAACACATCGTCCCCACACACATAGAGAAAGTACCACACTCCCTACTTGTGCACAGGGATCACGCACTTTGAGTGGACTAGATAGCCGAATGGCCATTTTACCTGCTCGGCGCAGCCCTTTCACCACCGCCATTTTGGCTGAGTCATTGCCAGCAGGAATGAAAATCCCCAACTTGCCAGAGTATGATGGAACAGGTGACCCGCAAGAGCATCTCGACAAATTTTATGCCAAAGCTGACTTGTACGATATCAGCGATGCCGCTTACTGCAAGATCTTCCGAACTACGCTAGCGGGCCGAGCGCTTGCTTGGTTCAACAAGCTTCCCTCAGGGACCATAGATAGTTTGGAGAACCTGACTCAGCGTTTCCTCCACCAATTCTCTATCAACAAGAAGTACCCAAAAACTGCAGCTTACTTGTTTACTGTAATTCAGAAAGACGGTGAGGGCCTGAGAGAGTATGTACAGCGATTTACGCAGGCTGTGCATGAAGTTCCCCATGTTAACCATGACCTGTTAGCCGGAATAGTACAGCAGAACCTCCGTCACAGGAAATTCAAGGAATCGATAGCTGGAAAACCCCCTAATTCATTGGAGGAATTGTTGGAAAGAGCTGAGAAATATATACGAATAGAGGAGGCTATCGAACCGCGGTACTTGGGTAAAAGAAGAAGGGAAGAAGAGAGACCGGAAAGGAGAGAGGAGAAGCGAACAGCCCAAAGCCCACGGCTCCAGTATACTCCTTTGAAGGCATGTTTGTCGGAGATACTGGTAGTGGCAGAGCAACAGGGTTTGTTGCAACCCCCGCGTCCGATGAAGGAAAATCCTAAGCGTCAGAGATCTGACAAGTATTGCCGTTTCCACAAAGATAAAGGCCATTCTACCGAGGATTGTTTCAGCCTTCGGGCCGAGATAGAAAAGTTGATCAAGCGAGGATATTTAAGTGACTACGTGGATAGGCGTCGCGGTCAGCAGCGAGACAATAGGCGTCGTGACGACAATCATCCACGTGGACAGAGATATGAGCAAGGAGAGATGAGCGAGAAAGCCAAGCATAGAGATGAGAACCTGCCCACTGGGGGCATCATATCTGTTATAACTGGAGGGCCCGCTTGTGGAGATTCAAACCGTGCGAGGAAGAATCTCGCGCGCGCCGCCCGAGCAGATCACACTTCCTCGCACGTAGCCGCACTTCAGCCGATAAACGAGGTATCGATGACAGATGTTGACGTGACCTTTGGGGGTGAAGATTTGGAATCCCCTCGGGGAGAACACAACGATGCCTTAATAATTTCTGCTACGATTTCCAATTTTTGGGTGAAGAAAATATTGGTAGACTCAGGAAGCTCGGCAGACATCATTTTTCATGATGCATTCCAAAAGCTGGGTCTAAGCAATGTTCAACTAGCGCAAGTGAAAACACCTCTCGTCGGTTTTACAGGAGAAGTGGTTGAAGCAATGGGAGAAGTTATTTTACCCATTTCGTTAGGATCTTATCCAAGGCGGAGCACGAAAATGGTAAAGTTTCTAGTGGTGAAAGCTCCCTCGGCCTACAACGTAATACTAGGCCGTCCAAGCCTAAACTTGTTTCGCGCCGTCGCATCCACTTATCACATGAAATTGAAGTTCCCGACTTCTGACGGAGCAGGAGAAGCGGTGGGAGATAGCAGGCTTGCTAGAGAATGTCATGCTTCTATTTTGCAAGACGCGGTGGAAACTCGGAGGAGGCAAGGCCCCGGGATAGATTCCATAAGAGAGAAGAAGCAAAAGCTTGAACAAGACTCAAGCGACAATGGAGTGCACCTCGTAGAGGGAGAGTCAGAGGATAGAGAAAGAATGACCGCAGCAGAGGCTCTCAAGCGCATTGAAATAGTACCAGGTGACCCGAAGAGAACCCTCAAGATCGGATCCGATCTGTCAGCAGAGGTGGAGAGCGCTTTAGTAGCTTTTTTGCAACGCAACACCGATGCATTCGCCTGGGGTGACGGGCCATTACCTGGGATACCCCCTGAGTACGCGCTCCATCATCTAAATGTGAATCCACAGATGAAACCCATTAAGCAAAAAAAGAGGTCTTTTGGCCCGGAGAAAAACAAACATATAGCCGAAGAAGTTGAAAAGCTCATAAGAGCCAACTACATCAGACCTGTGTCATACCCGGAGTGGTTGGCAAATGTTGTTCTAGTCCCAAAAAACGGTGGAAAATGGCGTCTTTGCATAGATTTCACTGATTTAAACAAAGCATGCCCCAAAGATCTTTTCCCATTACCTCGAATCGATTTATTGGTTGACTCGACTGCAGGATGCGAACTGCTCAGTTTTCTCGATGCCCACCAAGGGTACAATCAGATAAGATTGGCAcccgaagatcaagaaaaagcAAGTTTCATCACCGATCGAGGGATCTATTGCTATGAGGTGATGCCCTTTGGACTTAAAAACGCTGGAGCGACATATCAGCGATTGGTGAACAAGATGTTCGCGAACATGATTGGGAGGAATATGGAAGTATACATAGACGACATGCTTGTGAAAAGTGTTCAGGCAGTCAAGCATGTGGATGACCTCGAAGAATGTTTTGGAGTGTTACGAAAGTATCAAATGAAGCTGAATCCGGAGAAATGTTCTTTCGGTGTACGGGGTGGCAAGTTCCTTGGATTCATGGTCTCACAAAGAGGAATAGAAGCAAACCCCGAGAAGATAAAGGCGATCTTAAGCATGAGTCCGCCACGAAGTGTGAAAGGGGTACAAGAATTAATGGGGAGAATGACTGCGTTGAATCGTTTCATTTCTAGAGCTGCAGACAGAGGTTTGCCCTTTTTCAGAATTCTAAGACAGGGAAAGGGGTTCAAGTGGTCGGAGGAATGTCAGCAGGCATTCGAAGAGCTGAAGAAGTATTTGACTACACCACCACTCCTAACAAAGCCCCAATCATGGGACACGTTGTTGCTCTATCTGGCAACCTCGTCCGACGCGATCAGTGCTGTGCTCGTGGTGAATGTGGGAAGAGAGCATAGACCCGTATATTACGTCAGTCGGACATTGCAAGGGGCAGAGCTCCGATATACCAACATTGAGAAATTAGCGCTAGCCTTAGTAACTGCAACAAGAAAATTACGGCCATACTTACTATGTCACCAAGTGGTCGTGCTTACCAATCACCCTCTCAAGCAAGTGCTATCTGGTCTAGAGGCATCTGGGCGAATGGTTAAGTGGGCTGTTGAGCTGAGCGAATTCGGAATTGAATTCCAACCTCGCCCAGCTATTAAAGCGCAGGTCCTCGCAGATTTTCTCGTTGAAATGACGACTAATGAAGCAGAGTGCTCCATCCCAACTTGGGTGGTCTATGTGGACGGATCCTCCACCGTGCATGGGAGTGGAGCCGGGGTGGTGCTAGAGAGTCCTCAAGGTGATATTTTTCAGTATTCTATCAAGTTGCTGTTTTCTGCATCGAACAATGAGGCCGAGTACGAAGCGCTCATAGCAGGAATTAAGTTGGCCCTATCGGCTGGAGCAAGAAGTTTAGTGGTGCATAGTGATTCCCAGTTGGTCGTTAACCAGGTCAATGGAACTTATGAAGCCAAAGAGGAAAAGATGACCGAGTACGTGACTCGGGTCAATGAGTTACTCGCTCTTTTAGAGAGTTGTGACATAAAACAAGTGCCTAGAGCAAAAAATGAAGTGGCAGACCGTCTAGCTAAATTAGCTAGTTCTTGGAC
This Primulina eburnea isolate SZY01 chromosome 2, ASM2296580v1, whole genome shotgun sequence DNA region includes the following protein-coding sequences:
- the LOC140824022 gene encoding uncharacterized protein, producing the protein MHTRSHSSRDATREGRPPQPPPQQEMLITREALEALMKETATRAAAEAVAQALAHRQHTDTGETTPGDNSSSRDPGDTLRSKDKTRREAESDGRTHRPHTHRESTTLPTCAQGSRTLSGLDSRMAILPARRSPFTTAILAESLPAGMKIPNLPEYDGTGDPQEHLDKFYAKADLYDISDAAYCKIFRTTLAGRALAWFNKLPSGTIDSLENLTQRFLHQFSINKKYPKTAAYLFTVIQKDGEGLREYVQRFTQAVHEVPHVNHDLLAGIVQQNLRHRKFKESIAGKPPNSLEELLERAEKYIRIEEAIEPRYLGKRRREEERPERREEKRTAQSPRLQYTPLKACLSEILVVAEQQGLLQPPRPMKENPKRQRSDKYCRFHKDKGHSTEDCFSLRAEIEKLIKRGYLSDYVDRRRGQQRDNRRRDDNHPRGQRYEQGEMSEKAKHRDENLPTGGIISVITGGPACGDSNRARKNLARAARADHTSSHVAALQPINEVSMTDVDVTFGGEDLESPRGEHNDALIISATISNFWVKKILVDSGSSADIIFHDAFQKLGLSNVQLAQVKTPLVGFTGEVVEAMGEVILPISLGSYPRRSTKMVKFLVVKAPSAYNVILGRPSLNLFRAVASTYHMKLKFPTSDGAGEAVGDSRLARECHASILQDAVETRRRQGPGIDSIREKKQKLEQDSSDNGVHLVEGESEDRERMTAAEALKRIEIVPGDPKRTLKIGSDLSAEVESALVAFLQRNTDAFAWGDGPLPGIPPEYALHHLNVNPQMKPIKQKKRSFGPEKNKHIAEEVEKLIRANYIRPVSYPEWLANVVLVPKNGGKWRLCIDFTDLNKACPKDLFPLPRIDLLVDSTAGCELLSFLDAHQGYNQIRLAPEDQEKASFITDRGIYCYEVMPFGLKNAGATYQRLVNKMFANMIGRNMEVYIDDMLVKSVQAVKHVDDLEECFGVLRKYQMKLNPEKCSFGVRGGKFLGFMVSQRGIEANPEKIKAILSMSPPRSVKGVQELMGRMTALNRFISRAADRGLPFFRILRQGKGFKWSEECQQAFEELKKYLTTPPLLTKPQSWDTLLLYLATSSDAISAVLVVNVGREHRPVYYVSRTLQGAELRYTNIEKLALALVTATRKLRPYLLCHQVVVLTNHPLKQVLSGLEASGRMVKWAVELSEFGIEFQPRPAIKAQVLADFLVEMTTNEAECSIPTWVVYVDGSSTVHGSGAGVVLESPQGDIFQYSIKLLFSASNNEAEYEALIAGIKLALSAGARSLVVHSDSQLVVNQVNGTYEAKEEKMTEYVTRVNELLALLESCDIKQVPRAKNEVADRLAKLASSWTNIDSRKITFLTISKEEAEETTCNILCLEGQEPSWKDEILAYLKHNDLPQDPAAARKLRVRSARFTIIDGELYKRGYSQPFLKCLTPSKADYVLREIHEGICGNHLGGKALAGKTLRQGYFWPTMKKDALELVKHCRACQEHANLHHQPATLLQPLESPLPFAQWGMDLVGPFPPATGQRKFLIVAVDYFTKWVEAEALAKISEKEVISFLWKNIVCRFGIPRALISDNGTQFSGRKLKEWCEGLSIRQFFTSVGNPQANGQTEVTNRTILQHLKTRLGKAKGNWVEELPSTLWAYRTTPRTSTGESPFNLVHGVEAVAPAEIGETSLRVKQYMQLENDRALRASLDMIDELRDEASVRAERYRARMARAYNDRVKPRAFQVGDLVMRKADVLHPVGKLDPKWEGPYKVVEIIKIGTYRLQHQDGRVLPRPWNVANLRKFYP